A genomic region of Candidatus Pseudomonas phytovorans contains the following coding sequences:
- a CDS encoding BolA family transcriptional regulator codes for MQAVEVKSFLEEKVPGSRVEVEGEGCNFQLNVISDELAGLSPVKRQQAIYAHLNPWIANGSIHAVTMKFFSSAAWAERT; via the coding sequence ATGCAGGCCGTAGAAGTTAAAAGCTTCCTTGAAGAGAAAGTGCCCGGTTCCCGGGTTGAAGTTGAAGGCGAAGGCTGCAACTTCCAGTTGAACGTGATCAGCGACGAGTTGGCTGGCCTGAGCCCGGTCAAACGCCAGCAGGCGATCTATGCTCACCTGAACCCGTGGATCGCCAATGGCAGCATCCATGCGGTAACCATGAAATTTTTCAGCAGCGCAGCCTGGGCTGAGCGCACCTGA
- a CDS encoding STAS domain-containing protein yields the protein MSEAAVSMAEPGVLRLAGVLDYRSGPALRKQGKALIDGSREPRLVLDCSAVEKSSSVGLSLLLAYIRDGQATGKACEVRGMPDDMREIAEVYDLDEVLAT from the coding sequence ATGAGTGAGGCTGCTGTAAGCATGGCCGAGCCGGGTGTACTGCGCCTGGCCGGTGTGCTGGACTACCGCAGTGGCCCGGCCCTGCGCAAGCAAGGCAAGGCGCTGATCGACGGTTCGCGTGAGCCACGCCTGGTACTTGATTGCTCGGCTGTCGAGAAGTCGTCGAGTGTCGGCCTGTCGCTGTTGCTGGCGTACATTCGTGACGGCCAGGCCACCGGCAAGGCGTGCGAGGTGCGTGGCATGCCCGACGACATGCGCGAAATTGCCGAGGTCTATGACCTGGATGAAGTGCTGGCGACCTGA
- a CDS encoding ABC transporter substrate-binding protein has product MISILRRGLLVLLAAFPLLSVAAQSPHDVVQSTTTELLGELKANKEQYKSNPQAFYDTLDRILAPVVDADGISRSIMTVKYSRKATPDQMQRFQDNFKRSLFQFYGNALLEYNNQGIVVDPAKADDGKRASVGMKVTGSNGAVYPVQYTLENIGGEWKVRNVIVNGINIGKLFRDQFADAMQRNGNDLDKTIDGWAGEVAKAKQAADSSPEKTVK; this is encoded by the coding sequence ATGATTTCGATCCTGCGACGTGGCCTGCTGGTATTGCTGGCGGCCTTTCCCCTGCTGAGCGTGGCTGCGCAGTCGCCCCACGACGTGGTGCAGAGCACCACCACCGAGCTGCTGGGTGAGCTCAAGGCCAACAAGGAGCAGTACAAGTCCAACCCACAAGCTTTCTACGACACCCTTGACCGGATCCTCGCGCCGGTGGTCGATGCCGACGGTATTTCCAGGAGCATCATGACCGTCAAATACTCGCGCAAGGCCACGCCCGACCAGATGCAGCGCTTCCAGGACAACTTCAAGCGGAGCCTGTTCCAGTTCTACGGTAACGCGCTGCTGGAGTACAACAACCAGGGCATCGTCGTCGACCCGGCCAAGGCCGATGACGGCAAGCGCGCCAGCGTAGGCATGAAGGTCACCGGCAGCAACGGTGCCGTGTACCCGGTGCAGTACACCCTGGAAAACATCGGCGGCGAGTGGAAGGTGCGTAACGTCATCGTCAACGGCATCAACATTGGCAAACTGTTCCGTGACCAGTTCGCCGATGCCATGCAGCGTAACGGCAACGACCTGGACAAGACCATCGACGGCTGGGCCGGCGAAGTGGCCAAGGCCAAACAGGCTGCCGACAGCTCGCCAGAGAAGACTGTCAAATGA
- the mlaD gene encoding outer membrane lipid asymmetry maintenance protein MlaD: MQNRTLEIGVGLFLLAGILALLLLALRVSGLSASPSTDTYKVYAYFDNIAGLTVRAKVTMAGVTIGKVTAIDLDRDSYTGRVTLQLDKTVDNLPTDSTASILTAGLLGEKYIGISVGGEDEVLKDGATIHDTQSALVLEDLIGKFLLNSVGKEPKEAQPAN; encoded by the coding sequence ATGCAAAACCGCACCCTGGAAATCGGTGTCGGCCTGTTCCTCCTGGCCGGGATCCTGGCGCTGCTGCTGCTGGCCCTGCGTGTCAGCGGGCTGTCGGCCAGCCCGAGCACCGACACCTATAAAGTTTATGCCTACTTCGACAATATTGCCGGTTTGACGGTCAGAGCTAAAGTGACCATGGCCGGTGTGACCATCGGCAAGGTCACCGCCATCGATCTGGACCGTGATTCCTACACGGGGCGGGTGACGCTGCAGCTGGACAAAACGGTGGACAACCTGCCGACCGACTCCACTGCCTCGATCCTGACCGCCGGTTTGCTTGGCGAGAAGTACATCGGCATCAGCGTGGGCGGTGAGGACGAAGTGCTCAAGGATGGCGCGACCATTCACGACACCCAGTCGGCCCTGGTGCTGGAAGATCTGATTGGCAAGTTCCTGCTCAACTCCGTTGGCAAGGAACCGAAAGAAGCGCAACCGGCTAATTAA
- the mlaE gene encoding lipid asymmetry maintenance ABC transporter permease subunit MlaE, whose amino-acid sequence MRRKSLLERVRLLGRSAIDVLAVLGRSCLFLFHALVGRGGIGGGFQLLIRQLYSVGVLSLAIVAVSGVFIGMVLALQGYSILAKYGSEQAVGQMVALTLLRELGPVVTALLFAGRAGSALTAEIGNMKSTEQLSSLEMIGVDPLKYIVAPRLWAGFISLPLLALIFSVVGIWGGSWVAVDWLGVYEGSFWANMQNSVSFTDDVLNGLLKSLVFAFVTTWIAVFQGYDCEPTSEGISRATTKTVVYASLAVLGLDFILTALMFGDF is encoded by the coding sequence ATGCGCAGAAAATCCTTACTCGAACGTGTCCGCCTGCTGGGCCGTTCGGCAATCGACGTGCTGGCGGTACTGGGTCGTTCCTGCCTGTTCCTGTTCCATGCGCTGGTCGGCCGTGGCGGTATCGGCGGGGGCTTCCAGTTGCTGATCAGGCAGCTGTATTCGGTAGGCGTGCTGTCGTTGGCGATCGTTGCGGTGTCCGGTGTGTTCATTGGCATGGTCCTGGCGCTGCAGGGCTATAGCATCCTGGCCAAGTACGGCTCGGAGCAGGCAGTGGGGCAAATGGTTGCCCTGACCCTGCTGCGCGAGCTCGGCCCGGTGGTGACGGCGTTGCTGTTTGCCGGCCGTGCAGGTTCGGCGCTCACCGCCGAGATCGGCAACATGAAGTCCACCGAGCAGCTGTCGAGCCTGGAAATGATCGGCGTCGACCCGCTCAAGTACATCGTGGCGCCGCGCCTGTGGGCCGGTTTCATCTCGTTGCCGCTGCTGGCGCTGATCTTCAGCGTAGTCGGCATCTGGGGTGGCTCGTGGGTGGCCGTGGACTGGCTGGGCGTCTACGAGGGCTCGTTCTGGGCCAACATGCAGAACAGTGTTTCTTTCACTGACGACGTGCTCAACGGGTTGCTCAAGAGCCTGGTGTTCGCCTTCGTCACAACCTGGATCGCCGTATTCCAGGGGTACGACTGTGAGCCCACCTCAGAAGGGATCAGCCGTGCCACCACCAAGACCGTGGTCTATGCCTCGTTGGCAGTGCTGGGTCTGGACTTTATTCTGACCGCCTTGATGTTTGGAGATTTCTGA
- a CDS encoding ATP-binding cassette domain-containing protein gives MSVDSAYAVELKGVSFKRGSRSIFSNVDIRIPRGKVTGIMGPSGCGKTTLLRLMGAQLRPSSGEVWVAGQNLPTLSRSDLFDARKQMGVLFQSGALFTDLDVFENVAFPLRVHTQLSDEMIRDIVLMKLQAVGLRGAIDLMPDELSGGMKRRVALARAIALDPQILMYDEPFVGQDPIAMGVLVRLIRLLNDALGITSIVVSHDLAETASIADYIYVVGDGQVLGQGTPDELMGSDNPRIRQFMKGDPDGPVPFHFPAPDYRADLLGAR, from the coding sequence ATGAGTGTGGATAGCGCCTACGCGGTCGAGTTGAAGGGGGTTTCCTTCAAACGCGGTTCGCGCAGCATTTTCAGCAACGTCGACATTCGCATCCCGCGCGGCAAGGTCACCGGCATCATGGGGCCATCGGGTTGCGGCAAGACCACGTTGCTCCGCCTGATGGGCGCGCAGTTGCGCCCCTCCAGCGGTGAAGTATGGGTTGCCGGCCAGAACCTGCCGACGCTGTCGCGCAGCGACCTGTTCGACGCCCGCAAGCAGATGGGGGTGCTGTTCCAGAGCGGCGCGTTGTTCACCGACCTCGATGTGTTCGAGAACGTTGCGTTTCCGCTGCGCGTGCACACCCAGCTGTCGGACGAAATGATCCGCGACATCGTGCTGATGAAGCTGCAGGCCGTGGGCCTGCGCGGTGCCATCGACCTGATGCCTGACGAGTTGTCCGGGGGCATGAAGCGCCGTGTGGCGCTGGCCCGGGCAATTGCCCTGGACCCGCAGATCCTCATGTACGACGAACCGTTCGTCGGCCAGGACCCTATTGCCATGGGCGTACTGGTGCGCCTGATACGGCTGCTCAATGATGCCTTGGGCATCACCAGCATCGTCGTCTCCCACGACCTGGCCGAAACTGCCAGCATCGCCGATTACATCTACGTGGTAGGTGACGGCCAGGTGCTGGGGCAGGGCACGCCCGACGAGCTGATGGGCTCGGACAACCCACGGATTCGCCAGTTCATGAAGGGCGACCCGGACGGCCCGGTACCCTTCCACTTTCCTGCGCCTGACTACCGCGCCGACCTGCTGGGGGCGCGTTGA
- a CDS encoding KpsF/GutQ family sugar-phosphate isomerase → MSQSSELIQSAQRTLRLELEAVEALLARIDDNFVKACELILASKGRVVVVGMGKSGHIGNKIAATLASTGTPAFFVHPAEASHGDMGMITRDDVILALSNSGSTAEIVTLLPLIKRLGIKLVSLTGNPDSPLAQAAEVNLDARVEQEACPLNLAPTSSTTASLVLGDCLAIALLEARGFTAEDFAFSHPGGALGRRLLLKVENVMHSGDELPQVARGTLLKEALLEMSRKGLGMTVIVEADGTLAGIFTDGDLRRSLDRNIDVHTTLIDEVMTVHGKTARAEMLAAEALKIMEDHKIGALVVVDREDRPTGALNMHDLLRAGVM, encoded by the coding sequence ATGAGCCAATCCAGCGAGCTGATCCAATCCGCCCAACGCACCCTACGCCTGGAACTCGAGGCCGTAGAGGCCCTGCTGGCGCGCATTGACGACAATTTTGTCAAAGCCTGCGAACTGATCCTGGCCAGCAAGGGCCGGGTGGTCGTGGTCGGCATGGGCAAGTCCGGGCACATAGGCAACAAGATCGCCGCGACTCTGGCCAGCACCGGTACGCCGGCATTTTTCGTGCACCCGGCTGAAGCCAGCCATGGCGACATGGGCATGATCACCCGCGATGATGTCATCCTTGCCCTTTCCAATTCCGGCAGCACAGCCGAAATCGTCACCCTGCTGCCGCTGATCAAGCGCCTGGGCATCAAGCTGGTCAGCCTGACCGGCAACCCGGACTCGCCCCTGGCCCAGGCCGCCGAGGTCAACCTCGACGCCCGTGTCGAGCAAGAGGCCTGCCCGCTGAACCTGGCACCCACCTCCTCCACCACGGCCTCGCTGGTGCTGGGCGACTGCCTGGCCATTGCCCTGCTTGAAGCCCGCGGTTTCACCGCCGAAGACTTCGCCTTCTCGCACCCAGGCGGTGCTCTGGGTCGCCGCCTGTTGCTCAAGGTCGAGAACGTGATGCACAGCGGCGACGAGCTGCCTCAGGTAGCCCGCGGCACCTTGCTCAAGGAAGCGCTGCTTGAAATGTCCCGCAAAGGTCTGGGCATGACCGTGATCGTCGAAGCCGACGGCACGCTGGCCGGGATCTTCACCGACGGCGACCTGCGCCGCAGCCTGGACCGCAACATCGACGTACACACTACCCTGATCGACGAAGTCATGACCGTGCACGGCAAAACGGCCCGCGCCGAAATGCTCGCGGCCGAAGCCCTGAAGATCATGGAAGACCACAAGATCGGCGCACTGGTGGTGGTGGACCGCGAGGACCGCCCGACCGGTGCCCTGAACATGCACGACCTGCTGCGCGCCGGTGTAATGTAA
- a CDS encoding HAD family hydrolase, which translates to MNQDLMQRGKAIKLAVFDVDGVLTDGRLYFLEDGSEFKTFNTLDGQGIKMLMASGVTTAIISGRKTPVVERRAKNLGIPHLYQGREDKLVVLDGLLAELGLSYDQVAYLGDDLPDLPVIRRVALGMAVANAAPFVRQHAHGVTQARGGEGAAREFCELIMQAQGTLDAANANYL; encoded by the coding sequence ATGAACCAGGACCTCATGCAACGCGGCAAAGCCATCAAGCTGGCAGTGTTCGACGTGGACGGCGTGCTCACCGACGGGCGCCTGTATTTCCTCGAGGACGGCAGCGAGTTCAAGACCTTCAATACCCTCGATGGCCAGGGCATCAAGATGCTCATGGCCTCGGGCGTGACCACCGCGATCATCAGCGGGCGCAAAACCCCTGTGGTCGAGCGCCGGGCGAAAAACCTCGGCATCCCGCACCTGTACCAGGGCCGTGAGGACAAATTGGTCGTGCTTGACGGCCTGCTCGCCGAACTGGGCCTAAGCTATGATCAAGTGGCCTACCTGGGCGACGACCTGCCCGATTTGCCGGTCATTCGCCGGGTAGCATTGGGCATGGCCGTGGCCAACGCCGCACCGTTTGTTCGCCAGCACGCCCACGGCGTGACCCAGGCACGCGGCGGCGAAGGCGCAGCCCGTGAATTCTGCGAACTGATCATGCAGGCCCAGGGCACCCTGGACGCTGCCAACGCCAACTACCTGTAA
- the lptC gene encoding LPS export ABC transporter periplasmic protein LptC, with product MFSKKARNIALLAVIAALLAAVGYWNVSPESFLDKPVAQVDESAIDYYAINAHSVQFLPDGKLQYEMTADKVEHLKASEITLLTTPDLHMYRGTEYPWHVQSTRAEVNPDGTEVELIDKVRIARIDEKQRETIITSSRMTVFPQKQYAQTEQAVRIDGAGGTTTGKGMKAYLKESRMDLLSNVRGQYEAR from the coding sequence ATGTTCAGCAAGAAAGCCCGCAATATTGCGCTGCTAGCAGTGATCGCCGCCCTGTTGGCGGCGGTAGGCTACTGGAATGTCAGCCCGGAAAGCTTCCTCGACAAGCCGGTGGCCCAGGTCGACGAAAGCGCCATCGACTACTATGCGATCAACGCCCACAGCGTGCAGTTTCTGCCCGATGGCAAGCTGCAGTACGAAATGACCGCCGACAAGGTCGAGCACCTCAAGGCCAGCGAAATCACGTTGCTGACCACGCCGGACCTGCACATGTACCGCGGCACCGAATACCCGTGGCACGTGCAGAGCACCCGCGCCGAGGTCAACCCGGACGGCACCGAGGTCGAACTGATCGACAAGGTACGGATTGCACGCATCGACGAAAAGCAGCGTGAAACCATCATTACCAGCTCACGCATGACCGTGTTCCCGCAGAAGCAATATGCGCAGACCGAGCAAGCCGTTAGAATCGACGGCGCCGGTGGCACAACTACGGGCAAAGGAATGAAAGCGTATTTGAAAGAAAGCAGGATGGACCTGCTCTCTAACGTAAGAGGACAGTATGAGGCTCGTTAA
- the lptA gene encoding lipopolysaccharide transport periplasmic protein LptA — MRLVKTLPLLLSLSAALGSASAFALPNDRDQPIRIQADQAHLDDKQGVATYTGDVVITQGSMMIKGNTVTITRSASGDIDVVTSVGNLAYFEQQQSTAKPDKMKGWGVTIQYQALKDLVILTDRAKVENEGNTTEGEKIVYNTQTQVATAGRGGNVTTPRQRIDMVIQPKKKAE, encoded by the coding sequence ATGAGGCTCGTTAAAACCCTCCCCCTTTTGCTCAGCCTGAGCGCAGCACTGGGAAGCGCGAGCGCCTTCGCACTGCCGAATGACCGTGATCAGCCGATCCGCATCCAGGCCGACCAGGCCCACCTGGATGACAAGCAAGGCGTAGCCACCTACACCGGCGACGTGGTCATTACCCAGGGCTCGATGATGATCAAAGGCAACACCGTGACCATCACCCGTTCCGCTTCCGGCGACATCGATGTGGTGACCTCGGTGGGCAACCTGGCCTACTTCGAGCAGCAGCAGAGCACCGCCAAGCCAGACAAGATGAAAGGCTGGGGCGTGACCATCCAGTATCAGGCGCTGAAGGACCTGGTGATTCTCACTGACCGCGCCAAGGTCGAGAACGAAGGCAACACCACCGAAGGCGAGAAAATCGTCTACAACACCCAGACCCAGGTGGCGACCGCCGGTCGTGGTGGCAACGTGACTACACCGCGTCAGCGTATCGACATGGTGATCCAGCCCAAGAAGAAGGCCGAGTAA
- the lptB gene encoding LPS export ABC transporter ATP-binding protein, producing the protein MATLKAQHLAKSYKGRQVVRDVSLSIDSGQIVGLLGPNGAGKTTCFYMIVGLVQAEQGRVLIDNLDVSHQPMHGRARAGIGYLPQEASIFRKLSVADNIMAILETRKDLDREGRRKELESLLQEFHISHIRDNLGMSLSGGERRRVEIARALATAPKFILLDEPFAGVDPISVGDIKQIIHHLKAKGIGVLITDHNVRETLDICETAYIVNDGRLIAEGDAETILANELVKEVYLGHEFRL; encoded by the coding sequence ATGGCAACCCTCAAAGCCCAGCATCTGGCCAAGAGCTACAAGGGGCGGCAGGTCGTACGCGATGTCAGTCTGTCGATCGACAGTGGCCAGATCGTCGGCCTGCTAGGCCCCAACGGCGCCGGCAAGACCACCTGCTTCTACATGATTGTCGGGCTGGTCCAGGCCGAGCAGGGACGCGTGCTCATCGACAACCTCGATGTCAGCCACCAGCCCATGCACGGCCGCGCCCGTGCTGGCATCGGCTATCTGCCGCAGGAAGCCTCGATCTTCCGCAAGCTGTCGGTGGCCGACAACATCATGGCCATCCTCGAGACCCGCAAGGACCTCGACCGTGAAGGCCGTCGCAAAGAACTGGAAAGCCTGCTGCAGGAGTTCCACATCAGCCACATTCGCGACAACCTCGGCATGAGCCTGTCCGGCGGTGAGCGCCGTCGCGTCGAGATTGCCCGCGCCCTGGCGACCGCACCCAAGTTCATCCTGCTGGACGAACCCTTCGCCGGTGTCGACCCGATCTCGGTCGGTGACATCAAGCAGATCATCCACCACCTCAAGGCCAAGGGTATCGGTGTACTGATTACCGACCACAACGTGCGAGAGACCCTGGATATCTGCGAAACCGCCTATATCGTCAATGATGGCCGACTGATCGCCGAAGGCGACGCTGAAACCATCCTGGCCAACGAACTGGTCAAAGAGGTTTACCTGGGCCACGAGTTCCGACTCTGA
- a CDS encoding RNA polymerase factor sigma-54, which translates to MKPSLVLKMGQQLTMTPQLQQAIRLLQLSTLDLQQEIQEALESNPMLERQEDGEDFDNSDPMADNAESKPAAEAQDNSFQESTAGADSLEDGEWSERIPNELPVDTAWEDIYQTSASSLPSNDDDEWDFTTRTSAGESLQSHLLWQLNLAPMSDTDRLIAVTLIDSINGQGYLEDTLEEICAGFDPELDIELDEVEAVLHRIQQFEPAGVGARNLGECLLLQLRQLPANTPWMTEAKRLVTDFIDLLGSRDYSQLMRRMKIKEDELRQVIELVQSLNPRPGSQIESSEPEYVVPDVIVRKDTDRWLVELNQEAIPRLRVNPQYAGFVRRADTSADNTFMRNQLQEARWFIKSLQSRNETLMKVATQIVEHQRGFLDHGDEAMKPLVLHDIAEAVGMHESTISRVTTQKYMHTPRGIYELKYFFSSHVSTSEGGECSSTAIRAIIKKLVAAENQKKPLSDSKIAGLLEAQGIQVARRTVAKYRESLGIAPSSERKRLM; encoded by the coding sequence ATGAAACCATCGCTCGTCCTAAAAATGGGCCAGCAACTGACGATGACACCGCAGTTGCAACAGGCCATCCGCCTGCTCCAGCTTTCTACCCTGGACCTCCAACAGGAAATCCAGGAAGCGCTGGAGTCGAACCCGATGCTCGAACGTCAGGAAGACGGCGAGGACTTCGACAACAGCGACCCGATGGCGGACAACGCCGAGAGCAAGCCGGCCGCCGAAGCCCAGGACAATAGCTTCCAGGAAAGCACCGCCGGTGCCGACAGCCTGGAAGACGGTGAGTGGAGCGAGCGCATCCCCAACGAGCTTCCGGTCGATACCGCCTGGGAAGACATCTACCAGACCAGCGCCAGCAGCCTGCCCAGCAACGATGACGACGAGTGGGACTTCACCACGCGCACATCGGCCGGCGAAAGCCTGCAGAGTCACCTGCTGTGGCAACTGAACCTGGCGCCGATGTCCGACACCGACCGCCTGATTGCCGTTACCCTCATCGACAGCATCAACGGCCAGGGCTACCTGGAAGACACCCTGGAGGAAATCTGCGCCGGTTTCGACCCGGAGCTGGATATTGAACTGGACGAGGTCGAAGCGGTACTGCACCGCATTCAGCAGTTCGAACCAGCCGGGGTCGGTGCCCGCAACCTGGGCGAGTGCCTGCTGCTGCAACTGCGTCAGCTACCTGCCAATACCCCGTGGATGACTGAAGCCAAGCGCCTGGTCACCGATTTCATCGACCTGCTCGGCAGCCGTGACTACAGCCAGCTGATGCGGCGCATGAAAATCAAGGAAGACGAGCTTCGCCAGGTCATCGAACTGGTTCAAAGCCTCAACCCGCGCCCTGGCTCACAGATCGAGTCCAGCGAGCCCGAGTACGTGGTGCCCGATGTCATCGTGCGCAAAGACACCGACCGTTGGCTGGTGGAGCTGAACCAGGAAGCCATCCCGCGCCTACGGGTGAACCCGCAATACGCAGGCTTCGTGCGCCGCGCCGACACCAGCGCCGACAACACCTTCATGCGCAACCAGCTGCAGGAAGCGCGCTGGTTCATCAAGAGCCTGCAAAGCCGCAACGAAACCCTGATGAAGGTTGCCACGCAGATCGTCGAGCACCAGCGCGGTTTCCTCGACCACGGCGACGAAGCGATGAAGCCGCTGGTACTGCATGACATCGCCGAAGCGGTGGGCATGCACGAGTCGACCATTTCACGGGTCACCACGCAGAAATACATGCACACACCGCGTGGCATCTACGAACTGAAATACTTTTTCTCCAGCCACGTCAGCACCTCCGAAGGCGGAGAATGCTCGTCCACGGCGATTCGCGCGATCATCAAGAAACTGGTTGCGGCGGAAAATCAGAAAAAGCCATTGAGTGACAGCAAGATCGCTGGTTTACTGGAGGCACAAGGCATCCAGGTAGCCCGTCGCACCGTCGCCAAGTACCGCGAGTCCCTCGGCATTGCACCGTCGAGCGAGCGCAAGCGACTGATGTAG
- the raiA gene encoding ribosome-associated translation inhibitor RaiA yields MQVNISGQHVEVTPPLRDYVEQKLKRVASHFDKITNVQVIMKVEKLQQKVEATLQIPGGEVVANAEDQDMYAAIDALADKLDRQLKKHKEKQQSLLQGAAAR; encoded by the coding sequence ATGCAAGTCAATATCAGTGGACAGCATGTAGAAGTCACCCCTCCGCTGCGCGATTATGTAGAGCAGAAGCTCAAACGCGTAGCCAGTCACTTCGACAAGATCACCAACGTGCAGGTCATCATGAAAGTCGAGAAGCTGCAGCAGAAGGTCGAAGCGACCCTGCAGATTCCTGGCGGTGAAGTGGTTGCCAATGCCGAAGATCAAGATATGTATGCAGCAATAGACGCCTTGGCCGACAAGCTCGACCGCCAACTGAAAAAACACAAGGAAAAACAGCAAAGTCTGCTGCAAGGTGCAGCTGCCCGCTGA